AGGAAGAAGGGTCCGGCAAGCCGCGGGTCCGTGAGGGCCTCAACGCAGTGCAGGTGGCGAAGCAGCAGGTCGCGGGCTCCCTCGAGCCGGCCAAGCTTCAAGAGGGGATGGGCCTGGTGGGTCACCAGACCCACCATGAGCCGGTCGCGCTGAGCGCCGGCTGGCAGACGCGCCGCGTCCTCCAGTGCATGATCCAATACCGCCGCGGTGTCTCCGAGGGTGCAGTTCCGACCCGCCGTCTGGAGCACGTGCGGCAGGTAGGCGATCGCCTTCGCTGAATCGGCGCTCCTGCCGTAGTGGTAGGCGAGGAGCTCGTACACCTCCTGGAGCCTGCCGGCATGCAGCTCCTCGAGGGCCGCACCCACGGCCGCGTGCAGCGTCCGCCGCTCCTCGACAGGGAGGGATTCGTAGACGGCACGGCGCATGAGTGGGTGATTGCACTGCAGCACGGTCTCTCCGCGCCGGCTCTCCTCGTGGAGGAGCTCGTGCTTCCGAACCTCGGCCAGGAGGGGAGCGAGGCCTCGTGGCCTGCCCAGCACGTGTTCGACCAGACGCACCGGAGCCCAGTCGCCGATGACCGAGACGATCAGCAGCAGCCGACGGGCTCCGGCGCTCAGGCGGCTCATCCGCGGCAGCAGAGCCCCTTGGATGGCATCCGTCATTCTGAGCTCGTCGCCCTCACCCTGCTTCTCGACAGCGCCCCGAGCGAGCTCTTCAAGGAAGAACGGGTTCCCGTTCGCGGTGTCCAGGATCCGGTGGATCAGGCCCTTCGGCTGCAGCGAAGCCGGCAGAAGGGAGCGCAGGAGCCCGAAGCTCCTCCCGCGCGACAGCGGCTGCAAGCCGAACTGGGTTACGTACGGCCTGTCGCCCCACGGGAGCCGGTACCCGGGCCGATATGTTGTCAGCAGGAGAATTCGGGAGCTGGGCAGCTCCTGGCTGACAGAGAGCAGGAACTCCTCGGCGGTTCTCCCGGCCAGGTGCAGGTCATCGATGGCAATGACCAGCGGTGCACACCGGCTGCGTTCGACCGCAAACCGGCGCAGCATTTCGATGGTCCGGGCCCTGATCGCTTCGCGGCTGACCCCGGCCAGCCGTTCCGTGCCGGCCGAGACACCTGCGGCAGACAAGAGGTACGGGGCCCACTCGTCTGGATCGAGGCCCGCGTCCTCCAACCCATGGCGGACCTTCTCGCAGATGGTGCCGCCGCTGTCGCTCTCTGTGATCCCGTAGGCCTGCTGCAGGATCTGGATCACGGCATCGTTGACCATGGCGCCGTTGGAGGGGACGCATTCCGCGTCGCGATAGACGAAGCCCCTCTGGACCGCCCGCTGCCGGAACTCGCGCAGCAGTCGGGACTTGCCAATCCCAGCCTCGCCCACGATCCCGACCGCCCGCCCTTGGCCCTGCTCGACCTGATCGAGCAGGGCGTCCAGCATCGAGAGCTCGTGCTCCCGGCCCATAAAGGGCGCGAGCGGCTGGCCCGGCGCATGGCATCCCGCTCGCCGACGGCTGACGAGTCGGTACAGCGGATCCCGACCATCTCCCGGAGCCGCGACGGGCTCGAGCTCGAACTGTGCGTGGAGCAAACGCGCCGCGTCGGCAGCGACGAGGATGGACTGGGGCTCCGAATGCTCGAGCACAATCCCGAGCGCCACCGCTCCCGGCCGTTGTCGCCCCCCGGTCGTCTCCGGCGTATCGTCCCCGTCCCGGACCCGCGCCGTCGACACGTGCAGGGCGAGCTGCACGGTGAACGGGCTAGAGCCGTCCGGGTACCCGTCCGCGCCGGCCTTCTGCACGGCAAGGGCTGCGTTGGCTGCGCATGAGGGCCCGTCCTCCATATGGAGTCCATCAAAGCCGAAGCGGGCAAGCAGCTCGGCGCCGGTCATCCCCTCGACCCGCCCGCCGAAGCGCCGCACCTTGTCGGCGATGCTCTCCAGGACGCGGCTGACCTGGCCGGGATCAGTGCCCGCCTGCGATACCGAAGCAGCCAGGTAGACCCCCTGACGGGGCTGCCAGGTGTCCTCTGTCCATGCAGGCGCGCCGGGCCCGACCTTCCCCGACCTCTCACCAATCTTGCCGGGAGGCTTCCTTCCCGGTGCGAGGACCGTCCCGGCTTTCCCCGGGTAAAGCTCGAGCTTGGCGATCCGGTAGCGGAGGGTGTTGCGGGGCAGTCCCAGGTGAACAGCCGCGAGGGAGACGTTCCAGCCCGTCTCCCGGAGAGCCCCACGCAGCTTCTCCCGCTCGAAGCCCTCGACCGAGACCTTCAGTTGCGACCGTTCGGGCTCGCGAACGCCCTTCGCGGGCCCGGCAGGCGGGCGCAGACCAAGGAGGTCCGGTGTGATGATGGACACGTCTCCCGAAAGCAGGGCGACGCGTTCGAGCATGTTCGCCAGCTCCCGGACATTGCCCGGCCACGGATAGGCCAGGAGGGCCGCCTGTGCTTCTGC
This genomic window from Candidatus Rokuibacteriota bacterium contains:
- a CDS encoding DUF2791 family P-loop domain-containing protein, whose translation is MAAIEHGRFLDPRGVGIQDLIGESPGMILLREQITHLLRRQSPSRRLPTLLIQGETGTGKGLLARAVHNASARSSQPFIDADCLAIPETLLEAELFGFERGAFTDAKQPKLGLFHAASGGSIFLDEVGLLPRTFQAKLLKVVEERGVRRLGSTRVEVVDLWVIAATNIDLATATREGAFREDLYHRLAAMTLFMPPLRERGGDILLLAAHYLGRACAEYHLPLKVLTAEAQAALLAYPWPGNVRELANMLERVALLSGDVSIITPDLLGLRPPAGPAKGVREPERSQLKVSVEGFEREKLRGALRETGWNVSLAAVHLGLPRNTLRYRIAKLELYPGKAGTVLAPGRKPPGKIGERSGKVGPGAPAWTEDTWQPRQGVYLAASVSQAGTDPGQVSRVLESIADKVRRFGGRVEGMTGAELLARFGFDGLHMEDGPSCAANAALAVQKAGADGYPDGSSPFTVQLALHVSTARVRDGDDTPETTGGRQRPGAVALGIVLEHSEPQSILVAADAARLLHAQFELEPVAAPGDGRDPLYRLVSRRRAGCHAPGQPLAPFMGREHELSMLDALLDQVEQGQGRAVGIVGEAGIGKSRLLREFRQRAVQRGFVYRDAECVPSNGAMVNDAVIQILQQAYGITESDSGGTICEKVRHGLEDAGLDPDEWAPYLLSAAGVSAGTERLAGVSREAIRARTIEMLRRFAVERSRCAPLVIAIDDLHLAGRTAEEFLLSVSQELPSSRILLLTTYRPGYRLPWGDRPYVTQFGLQPLSRGRSFGLLRSLLPASLQPKGLIHRILDTANGNPFFLEELARGAVEKQGEGDELRMTDAIQGALLPRMSRLSAGARRLLLIVSVIGDWAPVRLVEHVLGRPRGLAPLLAEVRKHELLHEESRRGETVLQCNHPLMRRAVYESLPVEERRTLHAAVGAALEELHAGRLQEVYELLAYHYGRSADSAKAIAYLPHVLQTAGRNCTLGDTAAVLDHALEDAARLPAGAQRDRLMVGLVTHQAHPLLKLGRLEGARDLLLRHLHCVEALTDPRLAGPFFLALAGAYGLLGEAAPAAVWLRRAAAEAGRSGDATTLAMASHGLALDCFWAGRFGEGTEDGRAAVARLRKPRERWWTGQAMWGIGMNCIAAGNLEGAIEVEEAAWEVARETGDPRLECFTGFAKGWAHALRGDWEAGVAACRRAVELAPDPLATAVARAWLGAACLEMEDPEQAADVLVQAYDKFLGWKCRPLHALVCAWLSEALLGRGHEERALELAEEGLALSDELGFPFAGALARRALGRIARARGVLAEAEGHLEGARQAFQSIGAAYEGARTLLDLAVIADASGRPDAAATHLAAAQRAFSDLKVPFYATHAAKLADNLQGPAQGSLELKKGV